Proteins encoded in a region of the Onychostoma macrolepis isolate SWU-2019 chromosome 20, ASM1243209v1, whole genome shotgun sequence genome:
- the dcun1d4 gene encoding DCN1-like protein 4 isoform X9 has translation MPPRKKRRPTAGDDLSAKKSRQDNVYRKQETLQIQEAEAFSSKRCLEWFYEYAGCDDVVGPEGMEKFCEDIGVEPENVVMLVLAWKLDAQSMGYFTLQEWLKGMGSLQCDSTEKLRNSLDYLRSVLNDATSFKLIYRYAFDFAREKDQRSLDLNTAKCMLGLLLGKTWPLFPVFNQFLEQSKYKVINKDQWCNVLEFSRTINLDLSNYDEDGAWPVLLDEFVEWYKDREMS, from the exons ATGCCCCCCAGGAAAAAGAGGAGACCCACTGCTGGAGATGACCTGTCTGCTAAGAAGAGCCGGCAGGATAA TGTTTACAGAAAACAGGAGACATTGCAAATTCAGGAAGCTGAAGCTTTTTCTAGCAAGAGATGTCTAGAATGGTTCTACGAATATGCAG GGTGCGACGATGTTGTTGGACCGGAGGGCATGGAGAAATTCTGTGAAGACATTGGAGTGGAGCCAGAGAAT GTAGTGATGCTGGTATTGGCCTGGAAGCTTGATGCCCAGAGTATGGGTTACTTCACTTTACAGGAGTGGCTCAAGGGAATGGGCTCATTGCA ATGTGACTCTACTGAAAAACTCAGGAACTCTCTAGACTACCTGAGGTCTGTCCTCAATGATGCCACCAGTTTCAAGCTCATTTACCGATATGCCTTCGACTTTGCCAGG GAGAAGGATCAAAGGAGTTTAGACTTAAATACTGCCAAGTGCATGCTGGGACTTCTGCTTGGGAAGACCTGGCCATTGTTTCCAGTGTTTAACCAGTTTCTAGAA CAATCTAAGTATAAGGTTATAAATAAAGATCAATGGTGCAATGTTCTAGAGTTCAGTAGGACTATCAATCTTGATCTCAGTAACTATGATGAGGACGGGGCCT GGCCAGTGCTTTTGGACGAGTTTGTGGAGTGGTATAAAGACCGAGAGATGTCGTAG
- the dcun1d4 gene encoding DCN1-like protein 4 isoform X7 gives MSLTDFQLNSHLSTLASIHKIYHTLHRLNLTEDVGPETHGTACCSRAMPPRKKRRPTAGDDLSAKKSRQDNVYRKQETLQIQEAEAFSSKRCLEWFYEYAGCDDVVGPEGMEKFCEDIGVEPENVVMLVLAWKLDAQSMGYFTLQEWLKGMGSLQCDSTEKLRNSLDYLRSVLNDATSFKLIYRYAFDFAREKDQRSLDLNTAKCMLGLLLGKTWPLFPVFNQFLEQSKYKVINKDQWCNVLEFSRTINLDLSNYDEDGAWPVLLDEFVEWYKDREMS, from the exons AACCTGACAGAAGACGTCGGCCCAGAGACTCACGGTACAG CCTGCTGCTCCAGAGCCATGCCCCCCAGGAAAAAGAGGAGACCCACTGCTGGAGATGACCTGTCTGCTAAGAAGAGCCGGCAGGATAA TGTTTACAGAAAACAGGAGACATTGCAAATTCAGGAAGCTGAAGCTTTTTCTAGCAAGAGATGTCTAGAATGGTTCTACGAATATGCAG GGTGCGACGATGTTGTTGGACCGGAGGGCATGGAGAAATTCTGTGAAGACATTGGAGTGGAGCCAGAGAAT GTAGTGATGCTGGTATTGGCCTGGAAGCTTGATGCCCAGAGTATGGGTTACTTCACTTTACAGGAGTGGCTCAAGGGAATGGGCTCATTGCA ATGTGACTCTACTGAAAAACTCAGGAACTCTCTAGACTACCTGAGGTCTGTCCTCAATGATGCCACCAGTTTCAAGCTCATTTACCGATATGCCTTCGACTTTGCCAGG GAGAAGGATCAAAGGAGTTTAGACTTAAATACTGCCAAGTGCATGCTGGGACTTCTGCTTGGGAAGACCTGGCCATTGTTTCCAGTGTTTAACCAGTTTCTAGAA CAATCTAAGTATAAGGTTATAAATAAAGATCAATGGTGCAATGTTCTAGAGTTCAGTAGGACTATCAATCTTGATCTCAGTAACTATGATGAGGACGGGGCCT GGCCAGTGCTTTTGGACGAGTTTGTGGAGTGGTATAAAGACCGAGAGATGTCGTAG
- the dcun1d4 gene encoding DCN1-like protein 4 isoform X8, with amino-acid sequence MSLTDFQLNSHLSTLASIHKIYHTLHRLNLTEDVGPETHACCSRAMPPRKKRRPTAGDDLSAKKSRQDNVYRKQETLQIQEAEAFSSKRCLEWFYEYAGCDDVVGPEGMEKFCEDIGVEPENVVMLVLAWKLDAQSMGYFTLQEWLKGMGSLQCDSTEKLRNSLDYLRSVLNDATSFKLIYRYAFDFAREKDQRSLDLNTAKCMLGLLLGKTWPLFPVFNQFLEQSKYKVINKDQWCNVLEFSRTINLDLSNYDEDGAWPVLLDEFVEWYKDREMS; translated from the exons AACCTGACAGAAGACGTCGGCCCAGAGACTCACG CCTGCTGCTCCAGAGCCATGCCCCCCAGGAAAAAGAGGAGACCCACTGCTGGAGATGACCTGTCTGCTAAGAAGAGCCGGCAGGATAA TGTTTACAGAAAACAGGAGACATTGCAAATTCAGGAAGCTGAAGCTTTTTCTAGCAAGAGATGTCTAGAATGGTTCTACGAATATGCAG GGTGCGACGATGTTGTTGGACCGGAGGGCATGGAGAAATTCTGTGAAGACATTGGAGTGGAGCCAGAGAAT GTAGTGATGCTGGTATTGGCCTGGAAGCTTGATGCCCAGAGTATGGGTTACTTCACTTTACAGGAGTGGCTCAAGGGAATGGGCTCATTGCA ATGTGACTCTACTGAAAAACTCAGGAACTCTCTAGACTACCTGAGGTCTGTCCTCAATGATGCCACCAGTTTCAAGCTCATTTACCGATATGCCTTCGACTTTGCCAGG GAGAAGGATCAAAGGAGTTTAGACTTAAATACTGCCAAGTGCATGCTGGGACTTCTGCTTGGGAAGACCTGGCCATTGTTTCCAGTGTTTAACCAGTTTCTAGAA CAATCTAAGTATAAGGTTATAAATAAAGATCAATGGTGCAATGTTCTAGAGTTCAGTAGGACTATCAATCTTGATCTCAGTAACTATGATGAGGACGGGGCCT GGCCAGTGCTTTTGGACGAGTTTGTGGAGTGGTATAAAGACCGAGAGATGTCGTAG